One window of Stigmatopora nigra isolate UIUO_SnigA chromosome 14, RoL_Snig_1.1, whole genome shotgun sequence genomic DNA carries:
- the LOC144207790 gene encoding regulator of cell cycle RGCC — translation MSSGVTADLELHDLLREFQDVVKELQAPPQSSLHAYKHMLMEAKRRNPPGDDSGVEDSDCSSEASLGNSLNTSEEELHTAGLTQPPKAKLGDTRELENFIDVLDRELAGV, via the exons ACTTGGAGCTCCATGATTTACTGCGAGAGTTCCAGGATGTGGTGAAGGAGCTGCAGGCCCCCCCTCAAAGCAGCTTACATGCCTACAAACATATGCTGATGGAGGCCAAGAGACGAAACCCACCGGGGGACGACAGTGGGGTCGAAGACTCCGattgca GCAGTGAAGCATCTTTAGGGAACAGTTTGAACACCAGTGAAGAAGAACTACACACAGCAGGCTTAACACAACCACCAAAAG CCAAGTTGGGGGACACAAGAGAACTGGAGAACTTCATTGATGTGTTGGACCGGGAGCTTGCTGGTGTGTAG